Below is a genomic region from Kryptolebias marmoratus isolate JLee-2015 linkage group LG12, ASM164957v2, whole genome shotgun sequence.
AGTGTTGCTACACTTAGCTTGTTTCTGCTCTTTATCGTGCAGAtcataaaaaactattttaattgtTAAATTGCTGAGTGATGTTAATCCTCATGGACTGCACTTTGTCCTAAATGTCAACCACTGAAGTGTATGCACTCATTGAGGTTCCCTCCCTTCTGCACAACCCCTCACTGACTGAAAGGTCATCCAGGATGAACAGGATCATGGTTACACAAGACATAGAAAATGCGACATCCTTTTCCATCTTATGTCCTCTgggtcctccatgtcctctgcAAACAATGGTTACATCCTTAcagacataaaacatgaaagtaATAAATTGACACCACAGCGGGGCTTTGTCTCTGTTTGCCAAATAATTCTCTACTGCCAATATGTCctcatatatgtatatatatgtgtgtgtgtatgtatgtgtagtacatatacatatatgtctgtgtgcttgtgtgtgtgtgaaaaagatTCAAAGAAAGGTCTTCGGTTTAAGATGTTAGTGCTAGCAGAGTCCCGTCCTGCTGTGTGCCTTGTGTATGAACATTTCTCTGCAAAGAGCTACAGGAAGAACCAGTGCGACTAACAAGATTAAAGCAGATTGGAGCTTGACAAGCAACACAAACTGTGAAGCGCCATTTCACTGCTCCAATGTAAACACCTTTTACATTTCGTCTCTCACTCCCTGTGTTCTTCTCAAGCCGTCACACCACCGCCTGCACCTTTTACCAGATGTTTTGCTTTCACTTCCAATTCACCTTGGTGAAATGAAATGTAAGGGGTGGCTGCTGCTGGTAAATTTAACACCATTTGTGCCCATGgaaacacatatttttattacCCAGAATCTGCAAAGACCTGAGCTCTGTAGATCAACTTGTCAGTATTTACGCTGTCCTTGTCATTACAACTTGGCtgttaaagtaaagaaaatttgAATCTGAGGAATTTACTAATCTTCTGTTTATATGAGttcaaatttagaaaacacattttgtatatttacatgaatctcatttctttgtttacatatactaaaaaggaagaaagaacaatattttattaattttaattatttttcctcATAGTGACAAATACAACATATCTGTTCAAACCTTTCTAGTTTTAGGTCTTGTTTTGTCaaagagcaacaataaaaatacaacatcatAAATGATAAAGTGGATGTTTATTTGtcatcacaaataaaaagaaaccatGCTTACtcatcacaaaaataaaaaaaagagaagcgcTCAGTCTTTGAATTTTCACCAATCCTTTTGTCAGAATGTTTTCTTTGAGAATGTGAATGATAGCACTCTATGAAGAtttcaattcattttaaaaaatccaatcCCAAGCCTACAGATTTCAGACCCAAACCCAAACCCCTCTTGAACCACCTCCACCCAGCTTCGTTGTCCCTTTTGAACAGTGATCACAGCATTATTTGAACGGATCATTTATACTGAGGTCTCAGTCCCCAGAAGTCTTAATGACCTGAAAAAGTGTGACATTATAGAGCACCTGGTGTCCGTTGTTCCAGGTGTACAGGACCCTCTCCCTGGGGTTGTAGTCCATCATGGAGATGTGGGAGTACTGATTGTGAAAGGGGATGTCTGTGTACTCATAACTTGATGTGTTAGTATAGTAGGCAAAGTAGATCTTGGCACCAGCAAGGTGAGAGTTTGTGACATACAGTGTGCCACAGATCATAAAAGACTCTCCGGCACTTCGCTTGGGAAAGCCTGTATCCCAGGTCTGCAGCACCTCCAGACTCTGGGGTTCCAGGCGGCTGATGACAATGTTTCCAGCATTGGGGATGGAGGTATAAACTGCCCAAAGGCCATTCTCATCTGCCATCAGGTCAATGTCAGAGGAGCCACCCCAGGAATAAGGGAAAGTGTTGTTATAGCCGGCTCCACTGAGACTACGCTGCACCAGCACGCTGCGAGAACGGAAGTGGTACTTGATGATGATGTTGCTCTGGTGCTTGTTGTAGTACAGTGAGCCGTTGTAGACCACATGACCGGTGCCGGCCCAAGGATGTGGCAGCAAGTGCTGCACAAAGTTTTGGCCCTTCATGAAATCACTCATTGTGCGGTACTCTAGGACACGTCGCCCTTTGAAGTAACCATCCATGGACCAGACCTGTcgaaaacaaagaaagcatagaaaaaagaaagcaaaaataaaaaaagaatcccAGTGGAAGTAGTGGTTGGATTAAAGGAGCTAATAAAAAGATATAAAGGTTATAAAAGATGAGACTGCATTGTAACTGACACACCTCTCTGCAACAACAATCTAATGTTTCAATAATGTACTGCTAGTGGCATTGCCCTGAGCAAAGTAAGAATGATGAGTGTGTGGTAAATTTACTTGTTTGAGTGTAAGTGTGCACCTTTGTGCTGTTGTGCATTAGTGTAATTGTATATGTGTGCGCAACTATTGATCTCTCCTGCATGTGGGCAAAGATGTTGCTTGTGCTTTGCAGGCAACCACTGCTTGCGCTTCCTGCCCTTTTCCAGTCCCCATTTAcagaaaatccatccatttaGCAACTCTATCTTTTTCCTTGAGCGCCCTTAGCGGATCTATCCTCTGACATCGCACCTCTCTGGCTGCGTCTCAGTTTTCAATCCCCCAGCGCTTCCAATGAGGCACAGTTCGGCTTTCAATTGATTCAATTACACTGCTGTTGGAAtggatatttattttgtcatcaaCATAATAAGACGACCTTTGCTAAGATGTAGCTCCCTTTCTGATTCATTTCCATCATTCTCTCTCGCTCTAGCCATACTCTTGGCTCCTCCGTATGTATAGAACAAGCacttttcagctgcagagagTGGGGGAGGAAGAGAGTTGTGGTGGTGTGATACAGCAGCTGAATTATGGAGGAGGGTAGATTGTAAAGCATTAAGCCCGGTTTCTTCTGTGCTTGCTAAATGAGTCCCTTGAGCTGAACGGGAGACAGGAGCTGAGCCAGGGCAAAACTCAGGCACATTTAGGCCAAGTTTATGCCTTTTGTCTGTATGACTCCTGAGCAACATTTTCATATAAAATTATGATGATTGCAGTGGATGTTGATGTGTCTGCCTATTaatacaataagaaaaaaaatcacttagaGTTGAACATGATATCAGCAAGTCAGGTGATTACAGGCATTTAGACTCAGACTCAGAAACTGACCTTTTCTGCCTGCAGTATCTATTAACATTGTTATGATTCATTGTAGTTAGCAAAAGGCCAACCTCATCCCTCCTCCTAAACTTTATCGGCTTCCATTCTCCcataaaaaatgtctaaaaagcctccttttcactttttaaatcctttGTGCCTCTTACTTCTTACTATTTTCTTACCATCCCATGTTTTCTCTAGTCCATACATCTGCAACCTTCACACTCAAAAGAGACATTTCTGCTGATTCTCACACAAATAAACTGtccaaagctgcaaaacaagtttgaagcttaaaataaagataGCACAGCTCTTTAAGTTTTATGTACATGCTACATATTATACAACTATTATATCTATAATaaattgtttatgtttattggCATTTTTGcataataaaagtgttttttgtgtataCTCTCAttgataaaatttaaactttaaactatgCAAGCCTATGTAAATCCTGTCTATACTTGTGTACAATTAATTATATAAGTATCCCACTTAGaagtaataaaacacaagtttgcaTCCTGAAAAAATGATTagcataaacataaaaaaacaagtttattgaCTTACTTGATATTTACTTACTTAGTAAATATTTTCTAATGAATATAGAAATCTTCAgttatttaacaatttattattatttgttttgatcaaaagtaagcttttacttttaatatttaatgctaTCAAGGGACTTATTGTCTTATTTCAATTCAATATATTAATCTGTGATATACTATATATGCAAACGCTGTACTCTTTGTTTCTCCCCTCAGCCtcaaatgtgttaaatatgtttcttttttcgtTTTCTATTTTGTTTGAGTCCAGAGCATCCTGGCACACTCCGGGTAATTACCCAGAGGATTTAGAAAACTTTAGCCCAAACAGCTCATTTATTTCTCCTCTGATGATAAAGTGATCAATCAGCTGTAGTTCGTAATGATCGGGGAAGACAGGTAGGAAACAAACGCAGTTCATCAGCGACTCAGCTTCACATTCCCGTTTCTCTCCTGGTGTTTGTCATTTTCTAGAACTCATGAGAAATCCTATTCCAGCAAAGCAGTCAATCTGTCACTGACATACCATGACAGCATCACTGTGAGGGATGTtcgtttttttctgtttactctctttgtttgctaatgtcatCCTTTGCTTCTTCAACTTCAAAGTGGTGAGAGAGGAACGGGGAAACTTACTCTGTTGTCTGAGCTGGGTATCATAGTATCTGTCATCCAGGAGCCGAATCTTGACCCTGACGCTCGCACTGTGATGGGATTACTGACACCAGTGAGCTTTCCACAGCCTGGAGGTCAgagaagcagaagagaaaaacatgaatatatGCCTCAGTATGATTTACTGTATACACTGCATTCCATACAGTTGCTCTTATGATCGCTCACTGCTTCAGCTGAAGgtggagtgataatgtttttgcccatgtgatgtgtttgtctgtattgttagcaaactatctcatgaaccactggatggtttTGAATGAATCTTTCACAGAGGAATCATTGGGTTGATCTCTATAccggattaacttttggagtcaacccaattcaagatggccgtggcaaccaactgaccttagaaaacacaaaatgtttataactcttccagttttacagatatcgagctaaagtttgttgtggtagcaACTGATAATTgtcccccaacacatactttaaatgCAACATGTTGCACAACATTATTGCTGAATACCTTGTGAATAATTGTTGGAATcagccttgtttgtctgttagaaaaatctACAACTTACttgcttttggagtcaacctaattcaaaatggctgccacagttaatcaaacTTTTTGAAGACCTAAAGCCATTTCCAAGcttgttacctctgccaaggaagttatgtttttcGTAGTGTTGggtggtttgtc
It encodes:
- the olfm2a gene encoding noelin-2a isoform X1, with translation MSVPMLKIGAVLSTMAMVTNWMSQTLPSLVGLNGTTVSRGGTSERIISALYPSPEEGWQIYSSAQDADGKCICTVVAPAQNMCNRDPRSRQLRQLMEKVQNISQSMEVLDLRTYRDLQYVRNTESLMKVVDGKLKVASENPRSLNPKGFQELKDKVNQLLPLLPVLEQYKTDAKMILRLREEVRNLSLVLMAIQEEMGAYDYEELRQRVLLLETRLHSCMQKLGCGKLTGVSNPITVRASGSRFGSWMTDTMIPSSDNRVWSMDGYFKGRRVLEYRTMSDFMKGQNFVQHLLPHPWAGTGHVVYNGSLYYNKHQSNIIIKYHFRSRSVLVQRSLSGAGYNNTFPYSWGGSSDIDLMADENGLWAVYTSIPNAGNIVISRLEPQSLEVLQTWDTGFPKRSAGESFMICGTLYVTNSHLAGAKIYFAYYTNTSSYEYTDIPFHNQYSHISMMDYNPRERVLYTWNNGHQVLYNVTLFQVIKTSGD
- the olfm2a gene encoding noelin-2a isoform X2, with product MHLFSAMFLLVMLAGMPSEALYPSPEEGWQIYSSAQDADGKCICTVVAPAQNMCNRDPRSRQLRQLMEKVQNISQSMEVLDLRTYRDLQYVRNTESLMKVVDGKLKVASENPRSLNPKGFQELKDKVNQLLPLLPVLEQYKTDAKMILRLREEVRNLSLVLMAIQEEMGAYDYEELRQRVLLLETRLHSCMQKLGCGKLTGVSNPITVRASGSRFGSWMTDTMIPSSDNRVWSMDGYFKGRRVLEYRTMSDFMKGQNFVQHLLPHPWAGTGHVVYNGSLYYNKHQSNIIIKYHFRSRSVLVQRSLSGAGYNNTFPYSWGGSSDIDLMADENGLWAVYTSIPNAGNIVISRLEPQSLEVLQTWDTGFPKRSAGESFMICGTLYVTNSHLAGAKIYFAYYTNTSSYEYTDIPFHNQYSHISMMDYNPRERVLYTWNNGHQVLYNVTLFQVIKTSGD